A stretch of Gemmatimonadaceae bacterium DNA encodes these proteins:
- a CDS encoding serine/threonine-protein kinase codes for MLPDRLRAAFADRYELLRELGAGGMATVYLARDVRHAREVAIKVLHPELAAVLGAERFLSEIRTTASLQHPHILPLFDSGEAAGQLFYVMPFVDGETLRSRLEREKQLPIADAVLLAREVADALQYAHDRGVIHRDIKPENILLQGGHALVADFGIALAVTNAGGSRMTQTGLSLGTPQYMAPEQAMGERTIDARADIYALGAVTYEMIAGEPPFTGPTSQAIVAKVMSTEPQRLDVLRRNVPAHVADAVHHALEKLPADRPASARAFADQLEGRSASPTAKRGASAPAQTGGMFTRTALGWRMATIAFAISTLGLMARWLRTPSGSEHQDAVTRVRMSLAPASYAPSLESEGIDLAARGSHLAFVGALDGGGKRSIWLQSLSALEPTSVPGTDGASAPRLSPDGRRLLAHVDRTFKVITLATGQAQTIPSEYTDATWADSSSLYLAANSRIIRWTLAGAVDTLLPQDRAIVRDALSPLPDGSGLLFSVIRRLNGETYALAQLDPESAMLTAWRRADGKSVPIVRAVWGRVLPTGHLAYVQNDGTMLIAPFDLETLHLTGPATPLMRVHIARGYLGTSDIRPQVAIGDDGTLAYAPAPADSTDRLYWLSATNEVEDSLRLEAVVESFALSPDESQVVLAQRRAAVPGRAVGTDTLPGVDIVVLDLRSRSRRVIATGGQNIRPSWSPDGHRILYVTDAGVAERLADASAPPTLVLANAKLGTNNVADAAYAPGGRILIRTYPGNPPTTARPFGSTSRDIFVVDPAAPVGAPDRVRPIAASAANETYPRLSPNGRWIAFQSGEMTTPQVYVMRFPDGGDRLRVSTKRGNTPEWTSDGTRLVFRSAGSVEEVQLGGDPLRVIDRRAVIPVEPDGLGGFSLRRRGGLLLLTHPVRGEGLVLVRNWFAEVRALGATSR; via the coding sequence ATGCTTCCCGACCGTCTCCGCGCGGCCTTTGCCGACCGCTACGAGCTCCTCCGCGAGCTCGGCGCCGGCGGCATGGCCACCGTGTATCTCGCGCGCGACGTGCGCCATGCGCGTGAGGTGGCCATCAAGGTGCTGCACCCGGAGCTCGCCGCCGTGCTCGGCGCCGAGCGGTTCCTGAGCGAAATCCGCACGACGGCGAGTCTGCAGCACCCGCACATCCTGCCGCTGTTCGATAGCGGCGAAGCGGCCGGGCAGCTGTTCTACGTCATGCCGTTCGTCGACGGGGAAACACTGCGATCGCGCTTGGAGCGCGAGAAGCAGCTGCCGATTGCCGATGCGGTGCTGTTGGCGCGCGAGGTCGCCGACGCGCTCCAGTATGCGCACGACCGCGGCGTCATTCATCGCGACATCAAGCCCGAAAACATTCTGCTGCAGGGCGGCCATGCGTTGGTCGCCGACTTCGGCATCGCCCTCGCCGTGACGAATGCCGGCGGCAGCCGCATGACGCAGACGGGCCTCTCCCTCGGCACGCCCCAGTACATGGCCCCCGAGCAGGCCATGGGCGAGCGCACCATCGATGCGCGCGCCGACATCTACGCGCTCGGGGCGGTGACCTACGAGATGATCGCCGGCGAACCGCCCTTCACGGGGCCCACGAGTCAGGCCATCGTCGCGAAGGTCATGAGCACCGAGCCGCAACGCCTTGATGTGCTGCGACGCAACGTGCCAGCGCACGTCGCGGACGCGGTGCACCACGCGCTCGAGAAGCTGCCGGCCGATCGACCGGCATCGGCGCGCGCATTCGCCGATCAGTTGGAGGGGCGTTCGGCGTCGCCCACCGCGAAGCGAGGTGCATCTGCGCCCGCGCAGACCGGCGGTATGTTCACACGCACCGCTCTCGGCTGGCGAATGGCAACCATCGCCTTCGCCATTTCGACGCTCGGTCTGATGGCGCGTTGGCTTCGAACGCCCTCGGGCAGCGAGCACCAGGATGCCGTCACCCGTGTGCGCATGTCCCTTGCGCCGGCCTCGTACGCACCGTCTCTGGAAAGCGAAGGCATCGACCTCGCCGCCCGCGGCTCGCACCTCGCCTTCGTTGGCGCCCTTGACGGCGGCGGCAAGCGCAGCATCTGGCTCCAATCGCTCTCGGCGCTTGAGCCGACGTCCGTACCGGGTACCGACGGCGCCAGTGCGCCGCGCCTCTCACCCGATGGTCGACGCCTGCTCGCTCATGTTGATCGCACGTTCAAGGTCATCACGCTCGCCACCGGACAGGCCCAGACCATTCCGTCGGAGTATACCGACGCCACATGGGCCGATTCCTCGTCGCTCTATCTCGCCGCGAACAGTCGCATCATCCGCTGGACGCTTGCCGGCGCCGTGGACACCCTGTTGCCTCAGGATCGGGCGATCGTTCGGGATGCCCTGAGCCCGCTGCCAGACGGCTCGGGGCTGCTCTTTTCGGTCATTCGCCGACTGAACGGAGAGACCTATGCGCTCGCCCAGCTCGATCCCGAGTCGGCCATGCTGACGGCGTGGCGGCGCGCCGACGGGAAGTCCGTCCCGATCGTGCGAGCGGTGTGGGGCCGCGTGCTGCCGACGGGTCATCTGGCCTACGTGCAGAACGACGGCACGATGCTCATCGCCCCGTTCGATCTTGAGACGCTGCACCTCACCGGCCCGGCCACGCCGCTGATGCGAGTGCACATCGCGCGCGGCTATCTCGGCACCAGCGACATTCGTCCGCAGGTGGCCATCGGCGATGACGGCACACTGGCCTACGCCCCGGCGCCGGCCGACAGCACCGATCGGCTGTACTGGCTCTCGGCGACAAACGAAGTCGAGGACTCGCTTCGTTTGGAGGCGGTCGTCGAAAGCTTCGCCCTCTCCCCCGACGAATCGCAGGTCGTCTTGGCGCAGCGCCGCGCGGCCGTGCCAGGTCGCGCTGTCGGAACCGACACGCTGCCCGGAGTCGATATCGTCGTGCTCGACCTGCGGAGCCGATCCCGCCGGGTCATCGCCACCGGCGGCCAGAACATCCGGCCGTCGTGGTCGCCTGACGGTCATCGCATTCTCTACGTGACCGATGCCGGGGTCGCCGAGCGCCTGGCGGATGCCAGCGCGCCCCCGACGCTCGTGCTGGCGAATGCGAAACTGGGCACCAACAACGTAGCCGACGCGGCATACGCACCGGGAGGACGCATTCTCATCCGCACCTACCCCGGCAACCCGCCGACGACCGCCCGTCCGTTCGGCTCGACGTCGCGTGACATCTTCGTGGTCGATCCGGCGGCCCCAGTTGGTGCGCCAGACCGCGTCCGGCCCATTGCGGCCAGCGCGGCCAATGAGACGTACCCGCGACTCTCGCCCAACGGGCGATGGATCGCCTTCCAGTCGGGTGAGATGACGACGCCACAGGTGTACGTCATGCGCTTCCCGGACGGCGGCGATCGGCTGCGCGTCTCGACGAAGCGCGGCAACACGCCCGAGTGGACTTCCGATGGCACGCGTCTGGTTTTCCGTAGTGCGGGATCAGTGGAGGAGGTGCAGCTCGGCGGCGATCCACTCCGGGTAATCGATCGGCGGGCAGTGATCCCCGTGGAACCCGATGGTCTCGGCGGGTTTTCCCTGCGTCGTCGGGGTGGTCTCCTCCTGCTGACGCATCCGGTGCGGGGCGAGGGTCTCGTGCTGGTGCGCAACTGGTTCGCGGAGGTGCGTGCGTTGGGGGCGACGAGCCGATGA
- a CDS encoding protein kinase produces MSAPEPLVTALQDRYTLLRQLGAGGMATVYLARDVRHAREVAIKVLHPELAAVLGAERFLSEIRTTASLQHPHILPLFDSGEAAGQLFYVMPYVDGETLRSRLEREKQLPIADAVQLAREVADALQYAHDRWVIHRDIKPENILLQGGHALVADFGIALAVTNAGGARMTQTGLSLGTPQYMAPEQAMGERAIDARADVYALGAVTYEMLAGEPPFTGPTSQAIVAKVLSTDAPRLDTLRRNVPAAVAQAVHHALERLPADRFASARQFAEVLEGRAMAPAHQMSGRAAAVPSRAPTLTIAYITAAIAVAFGLWSALRARPSVDAVPLQVAVALPDSEGLLPAPSVTNRPRRLAISPDGRTLVYFGPGPGGRGLGQLWQRPLNRLTGTRIPGTEGALNPTFAPDGSPRLAYITRLPGGALRIVDLSTNSSMTVADSLLDDSGVAWSDDGWLYVVRRMFGSGIHRVRAAARSVPEPVTTPDTSAGELFHTLPSALPGGRGVLFTIVNKTADVENRQIGVWDARTRSHRVLMKGAAAWYAAPGHLLTLLADGTLVAAPFDVPSLQVTGAAVPVADGVQLSALGSADVVSGPDGLIGYIAGVHAGVQQELVMVARDDVTTHLDSAFNGRYPRGFELDPRGETLIALREPLGQDVGLEQLRLDNTSIRRIATDAWDPFWSTDGSLIYFVRQTDRRQLFVTPADGSRGPRLVRTFPLSRTSMTRMASDGKTLVVLGNEDLFITSLTGDTTLRPLVRTPEREREFALSPDGHWIAITREEGSATYVDVHPFPDVDRQRFRVSDGRSGRSPRWSRDSRSLFYRNVFNDLMRVAVSPGAVVTFGKSVPVMRGNAAGFNGQIGELYDLFPDGRILLARPLQVGGDARERLILKQQALPRPR; encoded by the coding sequence ATGAGTGCCCCGGAGCCGCTGGTCACCGCCCTGCAGGACCGCTACACGTTGCTGCGCCAACTCGGCGCCGGCGGCATGGCCACCGTGTACCTCGCGCGCGACGTGCGCCACGCGCGTGAAGTGGCCATCAAGGTGCTGCACCCCGAGCTCGCCGCGGTGCTCGGCGCCGAGCGGTTTCTGAGCGAGATCCGCACGACGGCGAGTCTGCAGCATCCGCATATCCTGCCGCTCTTCGACAGCGGGGAGGCGGCGGGGCAGCTGTTCTACGTGATGCCGTACGTCGACGGCGAAACGCTGCGGTCGCGCTTGGAGCGCGAGAAGCAGCTCCCCATCGCCGACGCGGTGCAACTCGCGCGCGAAGTGGCCGACGCACTCCAGTATGCGCACGACCGCTGGGTCATCCATCGCGACATCAAGCCCGAAAACATTCTGCTGCAGGGCGGGCACGCGCTCGTCGCCGACTTCGGCATTGCGCTCGCCGTCACGAATGCGGGCGGCGCGCGCATGACGCAGACGGGCTTGAGCTTGGGCACGCCGCAGTACATGGCGCCGGAACAGGCGATGGGCGAGCGTGCCATCGATGCGCGCGCCGATGTCTACGCACTGGGCGCCGTGACGTACGAAATGCTGGCCGGCGAGCCGCCGTTCACAGGGCCCACGAGTCAGGCGATCGTGGCGAAAGTGCTGAGTACCGATGCGCCACGCCTCGATACCCTGCGGCGCAATGTCCCGGCGGCCGTCGCACAGGCGGTGCATCACGCCCTCGAAAGGCTTCCCGCCGATCGGTTCGCCTCGGCGCGGCAGTTCGCCGAGGTGCTCGAGGGGCGTGCGATGGCACCGGCGCATCAGATGAGCGGGCGCGCGGCGGCGGTCCCGTCACGTGCACCGACATTGACGATCGCCTACATCACGGCGGCAATTGCCGTGGCGTTCGGCCTCTGGAGTGCGCTACGCGCGCGCCCATCGGTCGACGCGGTCCCGCTGCAGGTCGCGGTGGCGCTTCCGGACAGCGAGGGGCTGCTGCCCGCCCCATCGGTGACCAATCGCCCGCGCCGGCTCGCCATCTCTCCCGACGGTCGCACGCTCGTCTACTTCGGTCCTGGCCCAGGCGGCCGGGGGCTCGGACAGCTGTGGCAGCGACCGCTCAATCGGCTCACCGGAACGCGAATTCCCGGCACCGAAGGCGCGCTCAATCCGACCTTCGCACCCGACGGGTCACCCCGCCTCGCCTATATCACGCGGCTTCCCGGCGGCGCGTTGCGCATCGTCGATCTCAGCACCAACAGCAGCATGACCGTGGCCGACTCACTGCTGGACGATAGCGGTGTGGCCTGGAGCGACGATGGCTGGCTGTACGTCGTGCGCCGGATGTTTGGCTCCGGCATTCACCGCGTCCGCGCGGCCGCCCGCAGCGTCCCCGAGCCCGTGACCACGCCGGATACGAGCGCGGGTGAACTCTTCCATACGCTCCCCTCGGCGTTACCGGGTGGCCGCGGTGTGCTCTTCACCATCGTCAACAAGACCGCCGATGTGGAGAATCGGCAGATTGGCGTCTGGGACGCAAGAACTCGATCCCATCGCGTGCTCATGAAAGGCGCGGCAGCCTGGTATGCCGCACCCGGCCATCTGCTCACGTTGCTGGCCGATGGGACACTGGTCGCCGCTCCCTTCGACGTGCCGTCGCTGCAGGTGACCGGGGCGGCTGTACCCGTGGCTGACGGCGTTCAACTGTCCGCGCTGGGCAGTGCCGATGTGGTCAGTGGTCCCGACGGCCTGATCGGATACATCGCGGGCGTCCATGCGGGCGTGCAACAGGAGCTCGTGATGGTGGCGCGCGATGACGTTACGACGCATCTCGACTCGGCGTTCAACGGTCGCTATCCGCGCGGGTTCGAGCTGGATCCGCGCGGCGAGACGTTGATCGCGCTGCGAGAGCCCCTTGGGCAGGATGTCGGCCTCGAACAGCTGCGCCTGGACAACACCAGCATCCGCCGCATCGCCACTGACGCGTGGGATCCGTTCTGGTCGACCGACGGCTCGCTGATCTATTTCGTCCGCCAGACCGATCGGCGGCAGCTGTTCGTGACGCCCGCCGATGGAAGTCGCGGCCCGCGACTCGTGAGAACCTTTCCGTTGTCCCGCACGTCCATGACACGTATGGCGTCGGACGGGAAGACGCTGGTTGTGCTCGGCAACGAGGATCTCTTCATCACGTCGCTCACCGGCGATACCACGCTGCGCCCACTCGTGCGCACCCCGGAACGCGAGCGCGAGTTCGCCCTCTCCCCCGATGGACACTGGATCGCAATTACCCGGGAGGAGGGGAGCGCGACATATGTCGACGTGCACCCCTTCCCCGACGTGGACCGCCAGCGCTTCCGCGTGTCAGATGGGCGAAGCGGCCGATCGCCTAGGTGGTCGCGCGATAGCCGCAGCCTGTTCTATCGCAACGTGTTCAACGATCTTATGCGGGTGGCGGTCAGTCCTGGCGCCGTCGTCACGTTCGGCAAATCGGTACCGGTCATGCGCGGGAACGCCGCCGGATTCAACGGCCAGATCGGCGAACTGTACGACCTGTTCCCGGATGGCCGCATCCTGCTCGCCCGCCCGCTGCAGGTCGGCGGCGACGCCCGCGAGCGCTTGATCCTCAAGCAGCAGGCCCTTCCCCGCCCTCGCTGA
- a CDS encoding ATP-binding protein has protein sequence MLRDNEPYRPRLAERHLTAVLGIQPVAVIMGARQTGKSTLVSHADATRHFTQLTLDDLATREQALRDPEGLVARGDHLVIDEVQRAPELLVAIKRAVDRDRRPGRFVLTGSANLLSMRRVQESLAGRASYISLWPLTRRERAGDGSAGRWDLLFDAAPHAWRDLLDAAGGQPDDWTALAARTAYVPLALGAATRDQQADWLQGYIDALVARDIPALSAIDRPFDLLRLMRAACTAIGQVEHQAAWAQTTGLPTSTVSRWLDLLSMTFQLIRVPAYSVNRTSRLTHRPRLYWSDTAMALHLSGSPAPTGAHLENLVLQDLLAWSQARSQRPMIHHWRTAATQREVDFVVEQPDGRVLAIEVKATRSPGVGDTAGLRAFLAEYADIAVGGLLLHGGHDTMTLGEKVVAVPWWRVL, from the coding sequence ATGCTACGGGACAACGAACCCTACCGCCCTCGGCTCGCTGAGCGGCACCTCACGGCCGTGCTCGGCATCCAGCCCGTGGCGGTGATCATGGGTGCCCGACAGACCGGCAAGAGCACCCTGGTGAGTCACGCCGACGCCACGCGGCACTTCACCCAGCTCACGCTGGACGATCTGGCCACCCGCGAGCAGGCGCTACGCGATCCGGAAGGGTTGGTCGCGCGCGGCGATCATCTCGTGATCGATGAAGTGCAGCGCGCCCCGGAGCTGCTCGTCGCGATCAAGCGTGCGGTGGACCGCGATCGCCGCCCGGGGCGCTTCGTACTGACCGGATCGGCGAACCTGCTGAGCATGCGGCGCGTGCAGGAGTCCCTCGCCGGACGTGCGTCCTACATCTCGCTCTGGCCGCTCACCCGTCGCGAACGCGCCGGTGACGGCAGCGCCGGTCGCTGGGATCTCCTGTTCGACGCCGCGCCGCATGCGTGGCGTGATCTCCTCGACGCCGCCGGCGGCCAGCCGGACGATTGGACCGCGCTGGCCGCGCGCACGGCCTACGTTCCCCTGGCCCTGGGCGCGGCCACGCGCGATCAGCAGGCGGACTGGCTGCAGGGCTACATCGATGCCCTCGTGGCGCGAGATATCCCCGCGCTCTCGGCGATCGATCGACCGTTCGATCTGCTTCGGCTCATGCGCGCGGCGTGTACCGCCATTGGCCAGGTGGAGCATCAGGCGGCGTGGGCGCAAACCACCGGACTTCCGACCTCCACGGTCTCTCGGTGGCTCGATCTGCTCAGCATGACGTTTCAGTTGATTCGGGTGCCGGCCTACAGCGTGAACCGGACCAGTCGACTCACACATCGACCGCGCCTGTACTGGTCCGACACCGCGATGGCGCTCCATCTGTCCGGATCACCGGCCCCCACAGGGGCGCACCTCGAGAACCTGGTCCTGCAGGATCTGCTCGCGTGGAGTCAGGCGCGCTCCCAGCGACCGATGATCCATCACTGGCGCACGGCGGCGACGCAGCGCGAAGTGGATTTCGTCGTGGAGCAACCAGATGGCCGAGTGCTCGCGATCGAGGTCAAGGCGACGCGCTCGCCGGGCGTAGGAGACACCGCCGGTCTCCGAGCCTTCCTCGCCGAGTACGCGGATATCGCCGTGGGAGGGCTGCTCCTGCACGGTGGACACGACACGATGACGTTGGGGGAGAAGGTGGTGGCGGTCCCGTGGTGGCGGGTGCTCTGA
- a CDS encoding serine/threonine-protein kinase, with amino-acid sequence MRLPEALRAALADRYELLRELGQGGMATVYLARDVRHAREVAIKVLHPELAAVLGAERFLSEIRTTASLQHPHILPLFDSGEAAGQLFYVMPFVDGETLRSRLEREKQLPIADAVLLAREVADALQYAHDRGIIHRDIKPENILLQGGHALVADFGIALAVTNAGGARMTQTGLSLGTPQYMAPEQAMGERTIDARADVYALGAVTYEMLAGEPPFTGPTSQAIVARVLTERPRPLTSQRETVPEPVDVAVLTAMAKLPADRFPSARAFAEQLRAEAGTSRTTAPTPHGRAAGVRSTASRWRAALPFLLGGVALGVSVGAFAASRATRSSATSPAALPLMRVTLDNAIMPNGVMVSPDGNRLVVHEQNSVSGFLLSERQAADTAFRRVSAIPWATSTGTTFFSPDGRELVGLECCARLVLVTRTGTRKVLVDSVVGLASGGTWSERGQIVLSLNGVLMRLPASGGAPTPWVSPRDSTERLLRPHFLPGGRELVAIRGRRREFEVVLVNEAGEVRPLGMSGSNVSWVDAGYLVVGDGNIIRAYPFDRTTSRVAGDPITLATDAAAPLVAGSYLTAARNGTVWYLPSDASPNEATLFDRTGLGRTLPLPLGQYYGPTLSPDGRWLAVGIGDLSVRTDIWTVNLASMTLFRLTRDSLNTAPVWLPGGREVAYSANPGGAGIRTFVAAPADGSRDPNTVLGMRDLILYDLSVSADGALAAVSAIGRSDTNRDLYLVPLAHPEQARRIAGPTTTETQPRLSADGQWLLYVSDRSGNPEVYVRSTGSDSTVVRLSTAGGRFPRWTRNDREVVYAIGDSLMSVAVSTGGAFTHGAPQLLFRTQLPIRGLGASDDGERFVVVREPTARRRINGILNWIPR; translated from the coding sequence ATGAGACTCCCCGAGGCACTGCGCGCCGCCCTGGCCGACCGCTATGAACTGCTCCGCGAGCTCGGGCAGGGCGGCATGGCGACCGTGTATCTCGCGCGCGACGTGCGCCACGCGCGCGAAGTGGCCATCAAGGTGCTGCACCCCGAGCTCGCGGCGGTCCTTGGCGCCGAGCGGTTCCTGAGCGAGATCCGCACCACGGCGTCGTTGCAGCATCCGCACATCCTGCCGCTGTTCGACAGCGGCGAGGCGGCGGGGCAGCTGTTCTACGTCATGCCGTTCGTGGATGGCGAAACGCTGCGCTCGCGGTTGGAGCGCGAAAAGCAGCTGCCGATTGCCGATGCCGTGCTGCTGGCAAGAGAAGTCGCCGATGCGCTCCAATACGCGCACGATCGCGGCATCATCCATCGCGACATCAAGCCCGAGAACATCCTGCTCCAGGGCGGGCACGCGCTCGTCGCCGACTTCGGCATTGCGCTCGCCGTCACGAACGCCGGCGGCGCCCGCATGACGCAGACCGGGCTCTCGCTGGGTACGCCGCAGTACATGGCCCCCGAGCAGGCGATGGGCGAACGCACCATCGATGCGCGGGCCGATGTCTATGCACTCGGTGCGGTGACGTACGAGATGCTCGCCGGCGAGCCGCCGTTCACGGGGCCGACGAGTCAGGCGATCGTCGCGCGCGTGCTCACCGAGCGCCCGCGACCGCTGACGAGTCAGCGCGAGACCGTCCCGGAACCGGTGGATGTCGCCGTCCTGACGGCCATGGCCAAACTGCCCGCCGATCGCTTCCCTTCGGCGCGCGCGTTTGCCGAGCAACTGCGCGCCGAAGCGGGAACCAGTCGAACAACGGCACCGACACCGCACGGGCGCGCGGCCGGTGTTCGCTCGACGGCGTCCCGTTGGCGAGCGGCCCTGCCCTTCCTCCTCGGCGGCGTGGCACTCGGCGTGAGCGTCGGCGCGTTTGCAGCGTCGCGCGCCACGCGCTCCTCGGCGACGAGCCCCGCGGCGCTGCCGCTGATGCGCGTCACGCTCGACAACGCCATCATGCCCAACGGCGTGATGGTCAGCCCGGACGGGAACCGGCTGGTCGTGCACGAGCAGAATTCGGTGAGCGGGTTCCTCCTCAGTGAGCGCCAGGCGGCCGACACCGCCTTCCGTCGGGTCAGTGCCATCCCCTGGGCGACGTCCACCGGGACGACGTTCTTCTCCCCCGATGGGCGGGAGCTCGTCGGGCTCGAGTGCTGCGCGCGTCTCGTGCTCGTGACCCGTACCGGCACGCGCAAGGTACTGGTCGATTCCGTCGTCGGTCTCGCGAGCGGCGGGACATGGAGCGAGCGTGGTCAGATCGTACTGTCGCTCAACGGGGTGCTGATGCGCCTGCCAGCCTCGGGTGGCGCGCCGACGCCGTGGGTCAGTCCGCGCGATTCCACCGAACGCCTGCTGCGGCCGCACTTCCTCCCCGGTGGTCGCGAGCTCGTGGCCATTCGCGGGCGGCGGCGGGAGTTCGAGGTGGTGCTGGTGAACGAGGCCGGCGAGGTGCGACCGCTCGGCATGAGCGGCAGCAACGTCAGCTGGGTCGACGCCGGTTACCTCGTCGTGGGCGATGGCAACATCATCCGCGCCTACCCGTTCGACCGAACGACCAGCCGTGTTGCGGGCGATCCCATCACACTCGCCACCGACGCCGCGGCACCGCTGGTGGCCGGCTCGTATCTCACCGCCGCGCGAAACGGGACGGTCTGGTATCTCCCCAGCGATGCCTCGCCGAACGAGGCGACGCTCTTCGATCGAACCGGTCTTGGCCGCACGCTGCCGCTGCCGTTGGGCCAGTACTACGGTCCGACGCTCTCCCCCGACGGGCGGTGGCTGGCGGTCGGCATTGGGGATCTCTCGGTGCGTACGGATATCTGGACCGTCAATCTCGCCTCCATGACGCTCTTCCGGCTCACGCGGGACTCCCTTAACACGGCGCCCGTATGGCTCCCGGGCGGGCGGGAGGTGGCCTACTCCGCCAATCCGGGGGGCGCCGGGATTCGGACCTTCGTCGCGGCGCCCGCCGACGGCAGCCGTGATCCCAATACGGTGCTCGGCATGCGCGACCTCATCCTGTACGATCTGAGCGTGTCGGCCGACGGCGCCCTCGCCGCCGTGTCGGCGATTGGACGCAGCGACACGAACCGCGATCTGTACCTCGTGCCGCTGGCGCATCCCGAACAGGCGCGACGGATTGCCGGACCGACCACGACCGAGACTCAGCCCCGACTCAGCGCCGATGGGCAGTGGTTGCTCTACGTGTCCGATCGCTCCGGCAATCCGGAGGTCTACGTGCGCAGCACCGGCAGCGACAGCACCGTTGTGCGGCTCTCCACCGCCGGCGGTCGCTTTCCCCGTTGGACGCGGAACGACCGAGAAGTGGTCTACGCGATCGGCGATTCCCTCATGTCGGTGGCGGTGTCCACCGGCGGAGCGTTCACGCATGGGGCACCGCAACTGCTGTTCCGCACGCAGCTCCCCATTCGCGGACTCGGCGCCAGCGATGACGGGGAGCGCTTCGTGGTGGTGCGCGAGCCCACGGCGCGACGGCGTATCAACGGGATCCTGAACTGGATTCCGCGATGA
- a CDS encoding BrnA antitoxin family protein → MKAKDFDRKFERDVDLTHDLDLSTARRPALAPRRVNVDFPAWMIESLDQEAARLGVTRQSIIKVWIAERLEKRAS, encoded by the coding sequence ATGAAGGCGAAGGACTTTGACCGCAAGTTCGAGCGAGACGTCGATCTCACGCACGATCTGGACCTGTCCACGGCGCGCCGCCCCGCGCTCGCCCCGCGTCGCGTGAACGTGGATTTCCCCGCGTGGATGATCGAGTCGCTCGATCAGGAAGCCGCGCGACTCGGCGTCACGCGGCAGTCCATCATCAAGGTGTGGATCGCCGAGCGCCTCGAGAAGCGGGCGTCGTAG
- a CDS encoding BrnT family toxin encodes MEFEFDPLKSASNRDKHGIDFEAAQALWRDDRLLEVQARTTDEPRWLVVGRIDGVAWSAVITYRAHRIRLISVRRSRAEEVALYEGEGL; translated from the coding sequence GTGGAATTCGAGTTCGATCCCCTCAAGAGCGCCAGCAACCGCGACAAGCACGGCATCGACTTCGAGGCCGCGCAGGCGCTCTGGCGGGACGACCGTCTGCTGGAGGTGCAGGCTCGGACCACCGACGAGCCGCGCTGGCTGGTCGTGGGACGCATCGACGGAGTGGCGTGGTCGGCGGTGATCACCTATCGCGCGCACCGCATTCGTCTGATTTCGGTGCGCCGATCGCGCGCTGAGGAGGTCGCGTTGTATGAAGGCGAAGGACTTTGA